In Salinigranum marinum, one DNA window encodes the following:
- a CDS encoding amino acid-binding protein: MFDEIMRKFEGSPSQQAVIRLLLERGFSVNDDGRVVSGGIEIPNTGIAREIGVDRRVVDSTTDTILADPELRRIFQNISSIPSLMDLAPVLDLTVLTVEVDDADAPGIVARVTTLIADHDISIRQTISEDPEFTDDPRLYLVTDGEIPGDLLTELSNLPFVRRVSIA, translated from the coding sequence ATGTTCGACGAGATCATGCGGAAGTTCGAGGGGAGTCCGAGCCAGCAGGCAGTCATCAGACTCCTGCTCGAACGCGGCTTCTCCGTCAACGACGACGGCCGGGTCGTCTCGGGCGGGATCGAGATCCCGAACACCGGCATCGCCCGCGAGATCGGTGTCGACCGGCGCGTCGTCGACTCGACGACCGATACGATCCTCGCGGACCCGGAGCTCCGGCGGATCTTTCAGAACATCTCGTCGATCCCGAGCCTGATGGACCTCGCGCCCGTCCTCGACCTCACCGTTCTCACGGTCGAGGTCGACGACGCCGACGCCCCGGGGATCGTCGCGCGCGTCACCACGCTCATCGCCGACCACGACATCTCGATCCGGCAGACGATCAGCGAGGACCCCGAGTTCACCGACGACCCGAGGCTGTATCTGGTGACGGACGGCGAGATCCCCGGCGACCTCCTCACGGAACTGTCGAACCTCCCGTTCGTCCGTCGCGTGAGCATCGCCTGA
- a CDS encoding DUF7344 domain-containing protein codes for MSTGTRVGGTVDAAADESQESDRTEDVGEQDTTTTLEPDVSDDRITDGDVFEVLSNQRRRYALHYLMQHADEPVEMGDLSTQVAAWEVGVEPQAVTYDQRKSVHTSLYQYHAPKLDDTGLVEYDSRRGVVELTTAGSELDLYLEAVRGREIPWASYFLILSAFATALVSAAWLDVPFFAELPAFAYAGFVSAAFLASSVVFAYDNRTAMRLGSTGPPPGVTEE; via the coding sequence GTGAGCACAGGGACACGCGTCGGCGGCACCGTCGACGCCGCGGCGGACGAGTCGCAGGAGTCCGACCGAACGGAAGATGTGGGTGAACAGGACACGACGACAACCCTCGAACCGGACGTGTCGGACGATCGGATCACGGACGGCGATGTGTTCGAGGTACTGAGCAATCAGCGCAGACGGTACGCCCTGCACTACCTCATGCAACACGCGGACGAACCCGTCGAGATGGGCGACCTCTCGACGCAGGTCGCGGCGTGGGAGGTCGGCGTCGAGCCGCAGGCGGTGACGTACGACCAGCGGAAGTCGGTGCACACCTCGCTGTATCAGTACCACGCACCGAAGCTCGACGACACGGGGCTCGTGGAGTACGACTCCCGACGCGGGGTCGTCGAACTCACGACCGCGGGGTCGGAGCTCGACCTCTACCTCGAAGCCGTCCGCGGTAGGGAGATTCCCTGGGCGTCGTACTTCCTCATCCTCTCGGCGTTCGCCACCGCGCTCGTGAGTGCCGCGTGGCTCGACGTTCCGTTCTTCGCCGAGCTGCCGGCGTTCGCGTACGCGGGGTTCGTCTCGGCGGCGTTTCTGGCCTCGTCAGTGGTCTTCGCGTACGACAACCGGACCGCGATGCGCCTCGGCTCGACGGGACCGCCGCCCGGGGTGACCGAGGAGTGA
- a CDS encoding IS5 family transposase: MEVDLLDFVERCRHLAKQALGKHAGEPASGGFARWIHVVLHCFRLEEGHSYRETPNRLEYMAEIRDVLGLDRDDLPEFSTVYKSFDRFKMWVWRALLRVSAQQHPHSGHAALDSTFFDRRSASSYYRQRSGSTVQTLKVTTLTDVESLAVLDVHISARWKHDTKTGPQVVRRNADDLLSVAADKAFHNWITKYEFYALGVDPLILQRGSKPLTVGHNAFIRTKGYSQRWMAETSYSTTKRSLGDAVRALGWYRQFREIVLMFAITNIEPLCEPL; encoded by the coding sequence ATGGAAGTCGACCTCCTCGACTTCGTTGAACGGTGTCGTCACCTAGCCAAACAAGCTTTAGGAAAGCACGCGGGCGAGCCCGCCAGCGGCGGGTTCGCCCGCTGGATCCACGTCGTTCTACACTGCTTTCGGCTCGAAGAGGGCCATAGCTACCGTGAAACGCCGAATCGGCTGGAGTACATGGCTGAGATACGTGATGTACTCGGGCTTGATCGGGACGATCTGCCCGAGTTCAGCACGGTCTACAAGTCGTTCGATCGGTTCAAGATGTGGGTGTGGCGGGCGTTGCTGCGCGTTTCAGCGCAGCAACACCCGCACTCTGGGCACGCGGCTCTCGACAGCACATTTTTCGACCGACGCTCAGCCTCGTCGTACTACCGCCAACGATCCGGCAGCACCGTCCAGACACTGAAAGTGACGACGCTAACCGATGTAGAGTCTCTTGCCGTCCTCGACGTTCATATCTCGGCACGGTGGAAGCACGATACGAAGACAGGGCCGCAGGTCGTCCGCCGGAACGCGGACGACCTGCTGTCCGTGGCGGCTGACAAAGCCTTCCACAACTGGATCACGAAATACGAGTTCTACGCACTCGGTGTCGATCCACTCATCTTACAGCGTGGATCGAAGCCGCTCACGGTAGGTCATAACGCGTTCATCCGGACAAAAGGCTACTCTCAGCGCTGGATGGCCGAAACCTCGTACTCGACAACGAAGCGCTCGCTCGGCGACGCCGTGCGAGCGCTTGGCTGGTATCGGCAGTTCCGTGAAATCGTCCTCATGTTCGCCATCACTAACATAGAACCGCTTTGTGAGCCGCTCTGA
- a CDS encoding S26 family signal peptidase translates to MAIRRTLVRTVELLVVVVVLALLAGQFLGQPVLLAFVETASMSPTLEPGDSFVAIPAQLASPAEQGDVVTFPTREIQGSGLTTTTSSARRSAATSH, encoded by the coding sequence ATGGCCATCCGTCGAACGCTCGTCCGCACCGTCGAACTCCTCGTCGTCGTCGTAGTCCTCGCGTTACTCGCCGGGCAGTTCCTCGGCCAGCCCGTCCTCCTCGCGTTCGTCGAAACCGCCAGCATGTCACCCACGCTGGAACCCGGCGACAGCTTCGTCGCCATCCCAGCGCAACTCGCCAGCCCCGCCGAACAGGGCGACGTCGTCACCTTCCCCACCAGGGAGATCCAAGGCAGCGGTCTCACCACTACAACGTCGTCGGCGAGGCGGAGTGCGGCTACGTCACACTGA